In Setaria italica strain Yugu1 chromosome IX, Setaria_italica_v2.0, whole genome shotgun sequence, the genomic stretch CGAGCCGCAGCAATAGCGCCGCTAGCGATCAGGCAAAGCTCCGCCGATGTAGAAGGCCGCTATAGCCGGGCCTGCCGCCGTAGCCGCAATCTCGACGCACCAAGGCCTCGGGGAAGCAGATCCGGCGGCCTAGGGTGCGGATCCGACCGCGGCCAGCCGgcgaccaccgcctccgccatggCCACCACCAAGGAGAGCGTGAggagggaggaaaggagaggagggaggtggaGCCCCGCCGTCACCTTCCTTGCTGTCGCGCGGGCTTCCGGTGGCCGCTCGAGCGACGGCAAGGAGGGGAGGCGGCCCTGTGGCGGCGCCGGCTCTCGGTTCCACCGAAGCCGCCCCAAGGAGGGCGGGCCTACAGGTTGTCATCCAAAATATCAGTATATATGTTCAGATGTTGGTGACAATCCTTAGCAACCTTAACAAAGGTGGTTTCCATGGGCACAGGACACTTCCTTCACAAATTGTGCAGCTAGATAGATCTGCACGCAGGACAAATTAAACACgaagaaaaatattttattgtTACTGCAATATTGGATTGGTAGTGGTTTCTACTCTATGTTCGCGATCTGGGAATGGAACCACAGCAAAATATACAAGGGCAGAGTTGGAAAAATGGAACATGACCCCATATAGTGTATTTTGTTTGAGGAAAATGACTCCTTGTTACTTCAAGTTGAGCTCAGTAATGTTCCAAAGGTGGTCACAGTTGATTCATGGTACCTTCTACAGGCTACAGCCACATACGGATGAGAGATGGAAGTCGGCAAGGATCTCCAGCTACATCCTGGAGTAGGCCTGCCTTTTCATATGACTCGACGCTATCTGTGAGCGTCTCCTCCAGCTTCCTTGGTTCCCAGTCCAGATCCCGCAGCTTCTGACATGATAATGGTGCTGCTCCATGGTCGGCATCAACGATTCTGCAACAGCAAAAGTGTTGTTCATCAGATCATGCATGTACACAAACGACATGCATGGATTCCAAGTTCTCACAGTGCAGAAAGGCAAAACTTACTCATCTATGTAATGGTACTTTGGGAACATCTTCTTCAACAAGTCCACCAAATCCCTCGTGCAAATGAGATTTGGCGAGCAAATATATCTCCCAGATGACTCACTCTTCTCGTACAAAATAAGCAAAGCATCAGCCACATCACGCACATCTACTATGTCCCAGAGTCTGTTGGTCATCACATCAGGGCCTCCTGTAATCCAACAAATTTAAAGACTAGTACAATCTTGTAGCACATAACCAGGAGAACACTAGTACAATCTTGTAGCACATAACTTGCTGTAATGCGTAACAGGAGAACAAGATGAGAGAACTGTAATTTTATTAATTACAGTTTCATTGAACGCAATGACTGCACAAATAAAATGCGGACTAGTTGCTTCTGAGATGCAATAATTCTAGCATAGAATTTTCCATGCATGGTTTTGTCCCGCAACGTTTACAATGAATGAGTCAAGTGTGGAATAACGTGCAATAGATCCTAAAGAGTCCAGTTCTGCATGATGGTTCTCATTTAACAGCTGCGGAGTATCAGAAAAGGCCATGTCAGCTACttttaaaaagaaaatggaCTAACATGGGACAGCAAATGGAACGATCAACAGATTCCGTGTAATCTCATCAACTTAAATCAACCATTGCATCTAGCAATAACCGATATGATAGTCTAAAAGCCATGGGTTCGACCAAATAAATCAGCTCACACAAAATAGGTAGAGGATTCAAACACAATTTTACTAGTGATTAAACAGAAAATCAGCAAAATCAATTCGACTGTTAATAAAGGAGAAGGAATGTCATTCACCGGCACTATGAGGGAACCTTTTATAATATAGATGAGGAGTTTGCTGCTGGTATTCACTGTAGACTGCAGTAGTGGACCAAAAACATAAGGTGGGCAAAGTGTAACAACATTTAGTCCATTTTCCTCTGCATATTCCAAGGCTTCTTGTTCAGCGACAAGCTTGGCAACAGAATACCAATCCTGCCAGCACAAATAAGTAGAGGTCTTAATTTGGTTCCCCACAACAAAATCATCACTAGGAAAATGTCATGTATCACAATATACCATTCAAAAGTTATATACTACTAATAAGGAAACCAGCAAATAGAACGGACTATCTATAAAATCAAGTTATGTGCTCGCCTATGCATTGTGGTGTTTGTTCATTGATGTTTCAGCTTGCGGTACTAACTAGAATTTCTGACCTCTTTCTCCTCGCAGAACTCTTTGTCTGACCAGCAACTCTCATCTTTGGGTCTATCTTGAGGCCAATTTGGGTTTGAAGTAACAGCAGCATTGGAGGACATCACAACAACTTTGTGAACCTTCAGAGTTGAGCAAATCTTTAGAACATTCAAGGTACCTTTTACAGCAGGATCCAGTACTTCACGCTGCACATATGCATATAAAATGTAAGAGCACTTCTAGCCCTCAAATAAATCTAAATGTGGAAAAGGCTAGTTTTGCAAGAACAATGACCGAATGTTATATTTCCAGCATATATTAGCAAATAGATCAAATTATAGGAATTTGGAAATGCATCAGCCGAGAGGTATCTTTAGAACAGTGCATTGCACTACAGTGATCTATTTCAAAATCAGTACACGCTCAGTATTTCACTACAGTGCACAACATCAACAAGAATTGTCTAACGAGCAAAGGCTTGCCTCAGGATCAACAATCTTATGTTCAGGCACTGGAGTGGCAAGATGGAAGATCCCTCGACAACCTTCAATCGCCGGTGTTAGAGTTTCGCAGTCGAGCACATCAGCCTTGAACAGGTGCAGATTCTCTCGAGCCTTGTCCAGCTGCATCAGATGGGCGTTCTTTGGATCACCTACAATCACATTGAAATAATTAAATTAGGAGAAACGCCACAGTTCAGTTTATGGCAGTATGTATGGACTATGGAGCATCTTTCTTGCACAGCCTCTGGTGACCTACTGAACGTCATCAAATTACAGAACTGGAAAATTAGCAGCAAGAGAGCCCCACAGGTTCATTGAGAAGAGAATAGATAGATATGTACATGGGTCGCGGAGACTGGCATGGACGGTGTAGCCACGGGAGAGAAGCAGCTTGATGAGCCACGAGGCGATGAACCCACCGCCTCCGGTCACGCACACACGTGGCTGCGGCAATGCCATCTCCAGGGTCAAAGTTGACTGGCAACAACAAACCTGGTACACCAATGCACCATACATATGGTGCGGCATCCAACAAGCAACATTGTAATAAGTGGTTTTGGGCAATTTTCAGCATCATCAATTCAACTTATTGGATGGCAATGCACAGCCAAAAAGAAGCCGCGACAAACATGATGACTAAAATGGTGATGACGTAAAGCAATATTTAGCATGGATTCGATAATTCCTATTGATTATAGCAATACATTTCACAGGCTGTCGGCAGTTGAAACCTCGAGCGCAAACATGTTCTCCTTAGCTTGATAAAGAAAACCCCCAGAGAACTATGATATAACTAGAAGAAAGTACCCTTTTGCTGTAGGGCGCGAAGCACCGACGAGAGCGGACGCGGAAGGCCTCCCCTGCCTCTCTAGACCCAGCAGAGCAGCGGCTAGTCTCGGCTCCAGTAGCTCGGCAGCCGGCGGCCGAAGCGGAGATTGGGCACTCGGCCGCTCGCTCCGCGGAGGCTCAGCACTGGTGGGATTGGCATGGAGCCCTCGTATCTGCCGACTGAGGAGGGAGGCGTGTGCTGCCCACTTGCCAAGCTATGCCCAGGCTGTGCAGCATGCATGGTGTCGTACGAATAAGCGAATGGTCAAAATTAGCCCACGCGGATAACACTCCttgcttttattttattttccctgTCCCTGGTGATTGCGGagcctatttttattttttttctttgaccaCATGCACTAATTTAAATTTGTACCCTTCTTCTCTGTCGTACGAATAAGCGAATGGTCAAAATTAGCCCACGCGGATAACACTCCTTTCTTTGATTTTCCTTTCCATagcctatttttatttttttctttgaccACATTCACTAATTTAAATTTAtacccttcttccttcttccgtCCAACTTTTTTTCCCGATTGTCTTcggacccaggactaaagggcctttagtcccgagtcaaaAATCCACTACCGACGGCCATCGACAGGggcctctttagtcctggttggtaatatcaCGGACTAAAgagtccctttagtcccggttgtaatggaGGGAATCTGGTGGAGCGTTTAGTCCTGATTGAAAaccccaaccgggactaaagattcAAAAATCCACTACCGACGGCCATCGacgggggctctttagtcccgattggtaatatcaacccggactaaagagccctatttagtcccggttgtaatggaGGCAATCTGGTGGGATGTTTAGTCTTaattgaaaacaccaaccgggactaaaggccctgttagtgttttaacccggcatactatcaagggagtactcgagatagagttttggttggtgggtgtcgctgaaatcaaggagttgatggtgacaCAGGGatacgatttagataggttcgggccgctagatcgcataataccttacgtcctatgtattgtatgcttgtattcgattgaacccgttctgagggggtccctgcccgccttTATATatcaggggagcagggttacagagTAGTCTTTTGtataagagtactagtcggataaGACTATagaatcctactctaactcggcagagtagtttccttatattccgactagtccttcaggagttccatgtagtctacaTTGCCCTGTAgtatagtcttcatgtcctgagtcgtctcgagtacgtcccctcgagtgggtccgtacagacCCTCTGGTAGGCCCGGGCATGTATGgtcgacaagcccctgagtactttgtagtcaaatgaaaGGGTTTCGAGTACTCAGCAGATATTGCTCAACTAGTCCTCAGTGCTTGTTGAGTACTTCTGTCGTGGTTAGTCTTTCGAGTACTTGAATTCTGTTATGCGTCTGGAAGGTACTCCTGCCCCATTCTAATATTGGTTTTGAGTAGTTTGTCATCAAGTCTTTAAtgtggaagtgcgatgaaaatcgcactccatatggagtagcccccgagccttaggttgaattgaagaatcaggctgagggtcaagcTGAATTTGCTTCGTCTTTCCTTAATcactgaagaaaaagaaatttttgtCCAATAGGCGAGGTGtatgcagcccccgagcgctttgATCGACTACACTCAGGCGATGAAGGGGTCAACCATGATCAATGTAACCGTTGGACTTCATTCTTGTGATAAATCTGGATAGTATCAGACCGTTGCAAAATTACCGGCTTGTTGAGTCGTCCAATCtacctcgatcatcatgatctcccaGTCTGGTGGATCCTTACTAGTGGTTGCTGGACTTGCTTGTTCTGTTATGGACGGCTTGCGAAGTTCGTGAACAAAGATGCCTGCTGGGACTTCCACACGTGTtgaacccattttggataaaacgtcagcaacaacgttgttgtcacggaccACATGGTGAAATTcgaggcctgagaacttgttctctagtttaCGGACTTCCCTGTAGtatgcatccatgttttccttgttgcgatcccacttgtcgttgacttggttgatgactactaatgaGTCACCGTAGACTAATAATCTTTTGATGCCTAGTGAAATTGCTAGGCGAAGATTGTATagaagtgcttcgtactcggcttcgttatttgaCGCTTCCCAAAATATTTGAAGaatgtacttgagttgttcaccttttggggatattaagagtactccgcaccggctccttcaagcttgagaGATCTGTCAAAGTACATGAGCCAGTGTTCAAGGCGTTCTATCGGTGTAGGTAAttggttttccctccactcagccatgaagtcgactagagcttgggactTAATTGCTATTCTGGGTTGAAATTTTAGGGACAATgcccgagttctactgcccattttgaGATTCTGCCCGTGACGTCCcaattgtggaggatttcaccgagcgggaagtcagtgatgacggttatgttgtgttcctggaagtagtatTGCAGTTTTCGCGAAGTGAGTAAAATGGCATAGAGTAGCTTCTGAACCGGCGGGTACCGTgtcttggagtccgagagtacttcgctgacaaagTATACAGGtctctgtcggtgttttagactacCAACCCGCccagggggtaccctaggtggttttttgtgcggtgggtgtcgtcgagaatcaaagagtcgatggtgatgcaaggaacacgatttagataggtttgggccgctagatcgtgtaataccctatgtcctttgtgttgattgtattgaacttcttagctGTTTTCTTGAGGGGGGGGGGtatccctgcccacccttatttagtcgggggagcagggttacagggtagagtCCTAATCGAACATGGTTTTAGAGTTCTACTCCAAAtcagtagagtagtttccttgagTTATCCGACTAGTCTTCAAGAGTCCGTGTAGGCTAtgcttgtcggtgttttatactggcaacctaccaagggggtacccgaggtagtcgaTTAGTCGGTTGGGGGATCACCAGACCTGGAacccgaaggtaaaagcgagggcacaagacacggatttatacaggtttgggccgccagagtagcgtaataccctacatcctattttggggtgttgtatattgcgccttgCGCTTCGGTGTTGAGCTTAGGTGAGctgctgatctaggtaccctcgccctcctttatatactccagggggcaggagtcctagtcggattacaaggaggagtcctagtaggagtacacggtatgagtcctagtcggattataggGGAGTCCTAGTTGGAGTCCAACTTCTtgcttccttgcgggtattggggatctatccccgatgagcccctgagcgcttcatagttgaatgcagcagtcttcgagtacttttaagttattcgccgagtagtcttggtgttcctcgagtactttatctggcggaatcttcaaagcttctcaaagctgctatgaggctatggtgtgctcaaagccttgatcatcttgatattgtagtcttcatgtatggagggcggcgaaagtcgca encodes the following:
- the LOC101786573 gene encoding cinnamoyl-CoA reductase 2, which produces MALPQPRVCVTGGGGFIASWLIKLLLSRGYTVHASLRDPCDPKNAHLMQLDKARENLHLFKADVLDCETLTPAIEGCRGIFHLATPVPEHKIVDPEREVLDPAVKGTLNVLKICSTLKVHKVVVMSSNAAVTSNPNWPQDRPKDESCWSDKEFCEEKEDWYSVAKLVAEQEALEYAEENGLNVVTLCPPYVFGPLLQSTVNTSSKLLIYIIKGGPDVMTNRLWDIVDVRDVADALLILYEKSESSGRYICSPNLICTRDLVDLLKKMFPKYHYIDEIVDADHGAAPLSCQKLRDLDWEPRKLEETLTDSVESYEKAGLLQDVAGDPCRLPSLIRMWL